In Legionella sp. PATHC035, a genomic segment contains:
- the atpD gene encoding F0F1 ATP synthase subunit beta — protein MSLGTVVEIIGAVVDVEFPRENVPKINDALKLVDGDLVFEVQQQLGDGVVRTIAMGTTEGLKRGLRAENTGNPIQVPVGKKTLGRIMDVLGRPVDDAGPIGAEEHWSIHRKPPSYEEQAGSQELLETGIKVIDLLCPFAKGGKVGLFGGAGVGKTVNMMELIRNIAIEHSGYSVFAGVGERTREGNDFYHEMKDSNVLDKVSLVYGQMNEPPGNRLRVALTGLTMAEKFRDEGRDVLLFVDNIYRYTLAGVEVSALLGRMPSAVGYQPTLAEEMGMLQERITSTKTGSITSIQAVYVPADDLTDPSPATTFAHLDATVVLSRQIAELGIYPAVDPLDSTSRQLDPLIVGQEHYDTARRVQQTLQRYKELKDIIAILGMDELSEEDKRVVTRARKIQRFLSQPFFVAEVFTGSPGKYVSLKDTIKGFQGILAGEYDDLPEQAFYMVGSIEEAVAKAKTL, from the coding sequence GCAACAACTTGGTGATGGTGTAGTTCGTACTATTGCTATGGGAACAACTGAAGGACTTAAACGTGGTTTGCGCGCTGAAAATACAGGCAATCCTATTCAAGTACCTGTTGGCAAGAAAACCTTGGGCCGAATTATGGATGTCCTTGGTCGCCCAGTTGATGACGCGGGCCCAATCGGCGCCGAAGAGCATTGGTCTATTCACCGCAAGCCACCAAGTTACGAAGAGCAAGCAGGCAGTCAAGAATTGCTTGAGACAGGTATTAAAGTAATTGACTTACTTTGTCCTTTTGCTAAAGGTGGAAAGGTAGGTCTGTTCGGTGGTGCGGGTGTAGGTAAAACCGTTAACATGATGGAACTCATTCGCAACATTGCAATTGAGCACAGTGGTTACTCAGTATTTGCTGGTGTGGGCGAGCGTACTCGTGAAGGAAACGACTTCTATCATGAAATGAAAGATTCCAATGTATTGGATAAAGTATCATTAGTTTATGGTCAGATGAATGAGCCACCAGGTAACCGTTTACGTGTTGCATTAACTGGTTTGACCATGGCTGAGAAATTCCGTGATGAAGGTCGCGACGTGTTACTGTTTGTCGACAACATCTATCGTTATACCCTAGCGGGGGTTGAAGTATCTGCTCTGTTAGGCCGTATGCCATCAGCGGTGGGATATCAACCAACACTGGCTGAAGAAATGGGGATGTTGCAAGAACGTATTACTTCAACTAAAACAGGCTCTATTACTTCAATTCAGGCGGTATATGTACCTGCTGACGACTTAACTGACCCATCACCTGCAACGACGTTTGCTCACTTGGATGCAACAGTTGTATTGTCACGACAAATTGCTGAATTGGGTATTTATCCTGCAGTAGATCCTTTAGATTCAACTTCTCGACAATTGGATCCACTCATTGTCGGACAGGAACATTACGATACGGCTCGACGTGTTCAACAAACACTGCAACGCTATAAAGAATTAAAAGATATTATTGCGATTCTTGGTATGGATGAATTATCTGAAGAAGATAAGCGTGTTGTTACCCGTGCTCGTAAGATTCAAAGATTCTTGTCACAACCATTCTTCGTTGCTGAAGTCTTTACTGGTTCTCCAGGAAAATACGTATCCCTAAAAGATACAATTAAAGGCTTCCAAGGTATTCTCGCCGGTGAATATGATGATTTACCTGAGCAAGCATTTTATATGGTTGGTAGCATTGAGGAAGCAGTTGCTAAAGCTAAGACCTTATGA